In Besnoitia besnoiti strain Bb-Ger1 chromosome Unknown contig00063, whole genome shotgun sequence, the following are encoded in one genomic region:
- a CDS encoding uncharacterized protein (encoded by transcript BESB_070150) has translation MIAVHHHPTGLLKTAKSVGFQYPTTLRLFHIGYVLGVIYGFLFSLILTARENYYSDASLISSIVLGVIISETGLFISFFWGVYTTSWTTGLDLEGLCLPDPSSLVLFMTIMLSALSIVVSSVYLKNQHLYTSCTNIMTFTLVVAFLMLVCTEYTDRILVGLAPV, from the coding sequence atgattgcagtacaccaccaccccactggactgcttaagacagctaaaagtgttggatttcaatatcctactacattaagattattccacatcggttatgttctaggcgtaatatatggattcttgttctcactcatcttaacagcgagagaaaactactactcagatgctagtctaatcagtagcatcgtacttggagttatcatctctgagacaggattatttatcagctttttctggggagtatatactacgagttggactactggtttagatcttgaaggtctttgtttaccggatccaagttctcttgtgcttttcatgaccatcatgttaagtgcattaagtatagtggtatccagcgtatatttgaaaaaccaacatttgtatacaagctgtacgaatatcatgacattcactttggtagtcgccttcttaatgttagtctgtacggaatacacggatcggattcttgttggcctggcacctgtttag